The DNA window TGTTTGAACTTTTAAGCAAAACTAAAACTATGGCTATCAAAAAAATTCTCgagttcttttcttttttttatgtttacttTATAGAGTGCTTTTAAAAATCTCTATTACAATGTGGattccaaaatataaaataaaaccttttCAAGAActctaaatatttaagatcATGGAAGATCATATTCTGAGAAAATACTCTATATAAAGAATATCtattaatttattgatttatgaGTTTTCTAAAGTACTATACAGAATTCTTGAAATGATAACGTGTGTTACAATAGAGAATACAACAAAGAAAACTGAATATTcttcttaaatataaaaaataatattttttaactgaaaagcaaataaaagaaactCGAAAACAGAAATTTATAGAATTGGTTTGAGTTCCTTAGGAATTTTCCTcttcttatttaatttttaattatcaaattaatttttataatataaatatatttattttgaaacagTTGTTGGACAAGCGGGAACAGTGCACTGGAATAATGGAAACACGGCCGGAGTAGGAGCCTGGTCAAATGCCCAGTCCGGCGGAATGCAGCCCCCGGGTAGCCTTGGCAGCCACGACCCGCAGTACAGTTACGGCTACGCTGGCATCGATTCCCGGGGAAGCTATGGCGGAGCGGGCGGCAACGGAGCCTACTACGTAGGCGGCACGGACGAGCACGGACGTCCGTTCTCCTATGGTGGCCAGGGCCAGCAGGGCTACATGGGTGTCAGGGATCCCAACTACCCGGGCGGAGTCTACGGGTATCGAAACACGGCAACAGGAATGGGTGGCACAGCCCTCTCAGTGACCTTGGCCTTGACCCTCGGTTTCTTGGCAGCGAGGAGACTTTGATGCGGTTCTATCGCgggaaattgttttttttttttttgtagctctTACTACTAAGCTTAATTTATGTAAATTACCTAAATATGTGtgaactttttattaaaacagaaaaaacaacTGAAAATCTTAacaatgtattttttttctttttgatcGACTTGAAATTGCGGCTTGAAATCTCATCATTAGAGGGGATTTTGATTAGTTTGTTATTGAAGTTACAAGGGCCATGATCGTTTTTTCTTATCTTATTTCAGTAATAACAACAATCATACATAGTATTACATACatgttaaacaattttaagGTACATTAAAAGAACccagtttattttaaaactgctcttaaaaataatttattcaatTACTCCAAATTAAGTCTAAtaatgaatagtgtttttttaaaaatggaattccagatttttgtataatttccATCTAGTTTTgatttagttttattatttaccaTATTATATTTACTGgtttaattatataaattcaATCACgtcatatttttttggcatttttctaCAATTCTCTACCTacttttaacaaaaatgttctcgaatttcttttttaagaaCAACCTAATCTTGTAAACCCAAAATTAGCATAATTAGCAGCATgtgagtttttaaaatccAATTAATGACTCGCTTGCAGCTGCGCAGTTAGATGACTAACAGTGATGACTTGTACCTTACCCCGCCCTCACACAATTGGATATGTTTAACCGAGGCAGCCACGCCCACCTAATTGGGCCTCTTCCTCCTACTGAAAAAAACACCCaagaaacgaaaacgaaaataaacaaatttgaaCAAACACCTGTTAATAAGAGCGAGTGTCAAAATAAGTGAGTCACAGTGGGACACCGAAAGATGAGATCACGGAAGACTGCACCCCGGGGAGAGGAACAAGCCAACCTAGAATTAGTATATGTTGTGAATACGTGAATAATACCCATCCAGATAAGTGAGACATGCACAGGGAGGCACTAATTAGCCAGAGGGTTTGAGAACACTTGTGACTCTTAGGTCGTTTGAGTTTCCTTCAGATCGAAAGCCAGGCACACGATTAATTTAATGGCCTTTGTTCAACCTGCTTACATGTCAATGTCAAAGTTGAGAATACTTTGTCATTTACGTGATGGCGATGAACGTCTGATTGCGGGGGAAGACCCTCGACGAGAATGGTAATACATTCCGAGCTTATTCCAACACTCGTCCAACAAAATAACAGTCATTGTCGGTGTGAATTCGTATCATTACTGCTGATACCCTTCAAATTGGATTCATTGGGCTTTTAAACTagtaaaaattattcaaaccGTGTCAAACAgttgcaattaaaataaaattggatGTTTTTAACATACcaattctaaaataaaaaagggtgACTATACGATACATGATAACTCTTTAGGATAACTTTAGGCCTACAATTCTTGATATCGATCTCTATTATATTCGAGaatgtaaaataaaaggcTTTTCTCTATATAGTTGTTTTTAGTCACAAAAGTCCCGATTTGCATATTATTTAATCAAAGCCGGCCTTTATAATATCAtacaattaattatattatttacacAATTTTGAATACATTAAATAGATAAAAATAGATaaaatccttttgaaatttttaataaaaagtttagCAAGTGAAAGTGAGTTTGTACACGAACTTTCACGGTGAGGTGCATGACCCAAGCCAACAAAAGAAATGGCGGCGCAGCTTTTCTCCGTCTCCGCCGTTATTTTCACGTTACTTTCACGCACAATtgaattaattaaacaaatttacGTCCTCATGGTATTTCGACTTTTCGGCCGCTTTGTTTACGTTCTTGTGGGGTCCGCCAGGCTCTACATAGAATGTTTTTCTGCACTCTTTCCCTCATGGGACCCTATTTAAAATTCACAGAAATATTAATACCACTGCCCCGGGTTCATTTTAGGCTCAGACCTAAAACCTATCTAACAATATGTCTCTTGGCCAAAGCTTGTTCGCAGAAGAATGCTTGTGTACAATATCCCCAACCTGGGCCAGTAATAAATCGACAATAGCGTCTCCCTTTTGCAATCTAAAACAAGACACTAGGTAAACAGCGCAGGGGTAACTTAACATCCTTACGTGCACAAACTGCACGCAACACCGAAAAATTACAGCGATCGTCTGTGGGTAGGTGAGCTCACTTCGTGGGTACGGGGTTACTATACATGTACTTGGGACACGACACTGTTTTAAACTTCCTTTTGGGTGTGCGGTCCAATTGGAAAAGAATTTAAGAACCGACGCTCGAAGAAAATTTCCCAGCTGCATTTGCGCCCACGCTTAACAACACTCTTTTTTGAATGTTAATAATATcgatataaaaacaaaaaaggaaagctaactttgggcggaaaCTTTcgcaacttttgtgtttttgaagatatatGGTTGAAACTTCGTCCAAATTATATTTATGGTCAGTTGAtcccaccaaatttcataacgatcggccgactatatcttatagctgacatacaactgaatgatcggaagtgctatttggtatttggtaaaaataccaactttagtATTTCCAAGATAAAAGCTTGGGCCTTTAGTTACaatttgtattgtaataagtTGGATTTactatgatattctcataaggatcggccaacaattACCTTTGTTTGCGATATGTAACAGGTTTTAACTGTTTTAAGGTTTttcaagttagctttcctttttttcttatattaaGTTACTTCCTGTTGGTAACTGTGGAAGAATTATTTGGCCTCCCCGTTTGAATCTTATTTCATGGAACCAATAACGCACcttgtttaaaaaaacaaaaatattttaaatcttattaattttggctcgctttaaaatcaaaatgctTGATACGTTGGTCTCCTTTGCAAAGAAGcgatcaatcaatcaatcaaataCTTAGATATAAAAGCTTATCAGTTTGCTGTCACCTATATCAGATGAATTAGAAAAAACAATGATTGGTCCCAACATCGAAGAAAACCTCGACTGTGCCGATTGTTTGGAAAAATCGATAGTATCGGTCTCGCTATCGGTCACCCCTGGTCTCAAAAAGCGTTGTCAAAGTTGTCAAAGGAACTGCAAACTCAGAATTTCCCACGTGCGTCTTGTTAGTCTAacgaatttcattaaaataatacgTTGCTTTGAATCTGCAATGAGCGACCTCGATTGGGACGATCCGAACTATGTTGAAGGACCCGTAAAGCCCCGAGATTCTGCCCAGATGAATAAAAAGTATGAAAGAAGCATGCGGCGTGATAATGAGCCTCGTAGATATCAAGATGCAGGCAGACAATTCTACGGGAAGAGCCACCGTGGTGATTACGGCGGAAGTGGAGCACGTCGTAGCAACTTCGAGTTAAATGACTTCAGTGAGACGCTCTCTATTGCCCCCGAAATGATTGGAAAGGTTATCGGACGGGCCGGCGACAACATCAAACGGATACAGAATGATTTCAATGTCCGCGTCAAGGTGGACACGGATGACCTAGTGGTTAAAGTCTACGGAAGGCTCCAAAGGAACGTTAGCGATGCAATGAATGTGGTACGAAAACAAGTCTCCGATTCCGGAAGGGGTCGTGATCGTGATGATGGCGGTCGTCGCGATGGCGGATCTAGAAAGCCTTTCGTTGGAAATAATTATGATTTTGCACCTCCGCCCAAGGTGGACACACCCCAACCTGGTGATCTTACGGGCCTCATTGACTGGGATGCTCTAAACAAAGCTTCGGAAAAAGCTGCTGCAGCTCGTTGGGCAAAGTGTCCTCCTCTAACTAAGGACTTTTACGAGGAATCACCCGAAGTGGCTAATTTAAGCCCATCCAAGGCAGAAAAAATACGGAAGCAGAACAACGGGACTACGGTGTCGCATGTTTTTGGGGCAAAAGATGGGGAAACTTTGGCTCCTATACCCAATCCAGTTTGGAAGTTTGAGCAATGCTTCGCAAAGTACCCGGACCTGCTGAACGAGATCATGAAACAGGGATTCTCCAAACCATCGCCCATTCAGGCTCAAGCGTGGCCCATTCTCCTAAAAGGTCACGATATGATTGGGATAGCCCAAACGGGAACTGGCAAGACCTTGGCATTCCTGCTACCCGGGATGATACACACT is part of the Drosophila bipectinata strain 14024-0381.07 chromosome XL, DbipHiC1v2, whole genome shotgun sequence genome and encodes:
- the LOC108125591 gene encoding uncharacterized protein isoform X1 produces the protein MSSSNWYLGGSLLICLIIAKFSAVVGQAGTVHWNNGNTAGVGAWSNAQSGGMQPPGSLGSHDPQYSYGYAGIDSRGSYGGAGGNGAYYVGGTDEHGRPFSYGGQGQQGYMGVRDPNYPGGVYGYRNTATGMGGTALSVTLALTLGFLAARRL
- the LOC108125591 gene encoding collagen alpha-1(XXI) chain isoform X2 is translated as MQPPGSLGSHDPQYSYGYAGIDSRGSYGGAGGNGAYYVGGTDEHGRPFSYGGQGQQGYMGVRDPNYPGGVYGYRNTATGMGGTALSVTLALTLGFLAARRL
- the LOC108125584 gene encoding probable ATP-dependent RNA helicase DDX43 codes for the protein MIGPNIEENLDCADCLEKSIVSVSLSVTPGLKKRCQSCQRNCKLRISHVRLVSLTNFIKIIRCFESAMSDLDWDDPNYVEGPVKPRDSAQMNKKYERSMRRDNEPRRYQDAGRQFYGKSHRGDYGGSGARRSNFELNDFSETLSIAPEMIGKVIGRAGDNIKRIQNDFNVRVKVDTDDLVVKVYGRLQRNVSDAMNVVRKQVSDSGRGRDRDDGGRRDGGSRKPFVGNNYDFAPPPKVDTPQPGDLTGLIDWDALNKASEKAAAARWAKCPPLTKDFYEESPEVANLSPSKAEKIRKQNNGTTVSHVFGAKDGETLAPIPNPVWKFEQCFAKYPDLLNEIMKQGFSKPSPIQAQAWPILLKGHDMIGIAQTGTGKTLAFLLPGMIHTEYQSIPRGQRGGPNVLILAPTRELALQIEMEVKKYPFRGMTSVCIYGGGDRRKQISVVERGAEIIICTPGRLNDLVQAKVIDLSSITYLVLDEADRMLDMGFEPQIRQVLLDIRPDRQTIMTSATWPPGVRRLSQSYMKNPIQLCVGSLDLAATHSVKQIIELLEDDDEKLKAIKSFVKNMSKTDKIIVFCGRKARADDLSSDLTLDGFYTQCIHGNRDQSDREQAIADIKSGVVRILVATDVASRGLDIEDISHVINYDFPRNIEEYVHRVGRTGRAGRKGTSISFITREDWGMAKELINILKEAEQEVPEELYNMAKRFQAMKNRRGDGDGGCSDGGRFGGNRRGGRDFDRFQY